One segment of Odontesthes bonariensis isolate fOdoBon6 chromosome 1, fOdoBon6.hap1, whole genome shotgun sequence DNA contains the following:
- the LOC142381889 gene encoding beta-1,3-galactosyltransferase 1, whose translation MIAERLGCCSRRHCLLFILAIAAVFFFHYLNILEMGPNWNPKLWMQNHSTKLFMPFGGQSTVKPTGESSTSAERSSPTRGTTTPNATTAASTQTARAPPVPYVSPGPYVVEYPYEYSFTINEPHKCEPEQPFVILMVQVAPNNRAHRDVIRSTWGAEGLVAGKVVKLVFLLGRKTGDGAEQLQEQLRQESAEHHDLIQSDFIDCYKNLTIKSMVMLEWLDTFCPGTSYAMKIDSDMFLNVPNLVDMLLRAPKTNYMTGLVAYGGPVLRDKGSKWYLPAEIFSPSVYPPYALGLGYILSVDLPKKLIGASRHVRALYIEDVYLGLCMQYLGINPTNPPSGNHFHVIPLSYNRCTFSQIVATTLVPDVDRMWLWKDFKRTDPYC comes from the coding sequence ATGATCGCCGAGAGGCTCGGCTGCTGCTCGCGGCGCCATTGCCTCCTCTTCATTCTGGCGATCGCGGCCGTGTTTTTCTTCCACTACTTGAACATATTGGAAATGGGGCCCAACTGGAACCCTAAGCTGTGGATGCAGAATCACTCAACGAAGCTTTTCATGCCGTTCGGAGGACAGAGCACGGTCAAACCCACAGGGGagtcctccacctctgcagagagaagctcGCCAACACGTGGGACAACGACGCCGAACGCCACCACGGCCGCTTCAACACAGACCGCGCGGGCGCCGCCGGTCCCCTACGTGTCTCCTGGACCCTACGTGGTGGAATACCCTTACGAGTACAGCTTCACCATAAACGAGCCGCACAAGTGTGAGCCGGAGCAGCCGTTTGTGATTCTGATGGTTCAGGTGGCGCCGAACAACAGAGCCCACCGCGACGTCATCCGCAGCACGTGGGGCGCCGAGGGTCTGGTCGCCGGGAAAGTGGTGAAGCTGGTCTTCCTGCTGGGGCGTAAGACCGGAGACGGAGCGGAGCAGCTCCAGGAGCAGCTGCGGCAGGAGAGCGCCGAGCACCACGACCTGATCCAGAGCGACTTCATAGACTGCTACAAGAACCTGACCATCAAGAGCATGGTGATGCTGGAGTGGCTGGACACGTTCTGCCCCGGCACCTCCTACGCCATGAAGATCGACTCGGACATGTTCCTAAATGTGCCCAATCTCGTCGATATGCTTCTAAGGGCGCCAAAGACCAACTACATGACCGGTCTTGTGGCCTATGGGGGTCCGGTCCTGAGAGATAAAGGGTCCAAGTGGTACCTGCCGGCGGAGATTTTCTCTCCATCGGTTTACCCGCCGTATGCTTTGGGTCTGGGCTACATCCTCTCCGTGGACCTCCCGAAAAAGCTCATCGGGGCATCCAGGCACGTCAGAGCTCTTTACATCGAAGACGTGTATTTGGGGTTGTGTATGCAGTACTTGGGTATCAATCCCACTAATCCTCCGTCTgggaaccacttccatgtcatTCCCTTGTCATACAACCGCTGCACTTTCTCCCAGATAGTAGCCACCACACTGGTGCCCGATGTTGATCGTATGTGGCTTTGGAAAGACTTTAAAAGAACAGATCCATACTGCTGA